The genome window ATCTATTTCGGGCATATTCTGATGTATGAAGAGGTTCGAAATAATCGCAATTTGGCGTATATGGATCAGGAGTCGTTGCGGGAGAAGATGAAAGGGCGAGCGAAGCTGACGCAATTTGAGCGGCTCATGTGCAGGTGCCGCTATTTTACGCATGGCCAGGTTGTGGGGAGTCGTGATTTTGTAGAGGATTTTTTTGTGGAACACCCTGATTATTTCGGACCAAAGCGGCGGCGTGGACGTAAGAAGGTACGCGATGGCTGTGGCGACCTTTTTGCGATACGTGATGTTAGCTTATAGAGCGTTCTAAAGTACGGCTCCATTGCTGCTTTGTCTTTTAATGGATTAACGCTGTATTTACCGCAGGGTTGGAACATTTCGAAAGACGCACAGAAAAAAATGGTGAAACACCACCAATTGATATTCGAGCCGCATTTATATTTGAAATGTCCAGTACGTGAAAATAATTACAAAAGCATAAAATATTTTTCCCGCCCGTCCGTAGGTATTACATACAGCAATACTATTAATCTTATTATTACGATATTAGTACGCTATTTCAACAATCACTCCGGACAGGTACGTATGGTCGTTTTAAGTCCATATTGTGTGTTTTATGTTACCTGTTCGGAGTGACATTTATCTGTATATACAAAAAGACCTTCAGACAGAAGGCGTAATACCAAGTCCGAAGGTCGTTGTATGACTAAGCGGTCTGGTTCACAAATAGACCGCTGGAGAGATCCAGATCCTCATATGAAGAATTCTGTTGGAACTGACGCAATGCAGCTTTAAGTTGATCTGCTTCCGTTTCTGAATCATCGGATTCTGAATAGAATTGTTCAATCAGCGCTTTAAGCGGATCCGCATCGCTATCGTCAATGGATCCACCCATGCTTCCCGGTCCCCCTTTCCTACCATTTGGTGGCGGTGGCGGGGGCATATCGGAACTTGTTAACTCGGTTTCGCTAACAAGACCGTCGCCATCTGAATCTGCCATCTCAAGAATGTCTTCGACACTCACGCCGGTTTTTTCTGACATATCTGTCAATTCTTCGGCATCTAAACCGCCGTTTCCATCAGTGTCCTGATGACTGAACATTTTTTGCCGCATTGCTTCCATGTCGGCCGCATTTGGCATCTGACATCCCATAGCCGAGATTTCCATTATTTTCTCCTGTTAATATGTGATGTCCATAGTGTGTGTTGCCCTCCTACAAGCTAGTTTCATGCCGTAGAAATTTCGGGAATATTCTGCATGCTTCATAAAAAAAAGGGACATACCCATAATTATTATAGTGTTGACATGGATGATGTATTTTGATGGGTTTGAGGCATGAGAAGAAGACGAATAAAGCGGGATGGATTGGCGTATTATCATTTGATTAATCGAATGACGATGCGGTTGATGTTGTTGGGGGATGAGGAAAAAGAGGTGTTGCGTCGATTGATTCGGCGGGTGGAAGGGTTTACGGGGGTGAGGGTGTTGACATACGCGTTGATGACAAATCATATTCATATTTTGGTAGAGGAGCCGGATGAGGGGACGGTTGTGGGGGATGATGAGTTATTGGTGAGGTTGCAGTGTTTGTATGGGAAAGTTGGTTTGCAGGAAATTTTGGAGCGATGGGAATTATGGGAAGGACGAGGGGAATGGGATGTGGTAGAGGAGGATAAGGCTCTGTATCGTCGGCGGATGCATGACATTTCGGAGTTTATGAAGCAGATCAAGCAGCGTTTTACGTGTTGGTATCATCGTACGCATGGGACGAAGGGTGGATTATGGCAGGATCGCTTTAAGAGTGTATTGGTTGAGGATGGGGCGGCATTACGGACGATGGCCGCGTATATCGAGATGAATCCGGTGAGGGCGGGTTTGGTCGATGATCCGAAGGCGTATCGGTTTTGCGGGTTTGGTGAGGCGATGGGCGGGAACCAGTGGGCCAGGCAGGGGATTGAGTGTATTGCACGCAGCATATGTGAATCCGGGGGCTGGGGATCGGTTTCGGAGACCTATTTTGAACATATTTTGATGTACGAAGAGGTTCGAAATAACCGCAATCTGGTTTATATGGATCAGGATATGTTGCGGGAGAAGATTAAAAGCCGGGTTAAACTGACGGAGTTTGAGCGGCTGATGTGTCGGTGTCGATATTTCACCCATGGGCAGGTGGTGGGGAGTCGGGATTTTGTGGAAGCATTTTTTGCGGAGAACCGAGATTATTTCGGTCCGAGGCGCAGGCAGGGGCGGAAGAGGGTGCGTGATGGACTGGGTGATTTGTATGCCATTCGCGAGGTGTGGTCGGGAGGATGATTGCGGGAAAATAAAGGCTATGCATATATTTATTCCCCGTTCTTTCCCATCTCTCTTTATGTTGCGAGTGACTCATTCAATTTAACGAAAAATATCGACTGTCCCATAGCATTCTGGTTTTATGCAACTTCATATCAAAGAGAAAGTTGGTACGCATGAATCGCCGTAATATTTGCAAAGAACGCATAATCAGAAATAGGAACAGTGATCCATGCGGGAGAAAGGGAGCCTGGCTATGAATATGAGTGTGACAAGAGCAGGTTGTGTATCGTTGATATTAATGGCTGCATGTCCGTCGATATGGGCCTCGGGGATCGGGACGTTTTATCCGGCGGGGACGGTGGGAGATTCGAATACTACCTATGATGTGGTGTTGGCGGATTTCACGGGAGATGATGCGTGTGATATTTTTGCGGTGAATGACGGGGCGAATGTGCTGTACGTGAATGGGGGGCATGGTGGATTTTCGGCGTCATCTCGGGATTTTGGATCGGCGGATTCGCGTGGGGCGTCGTCGGGCGATCTGAATGGCGACGGGTATCTGGATCTGGTGGTGGCCAATGATGATGCAGTGAATGAGGTCTGGATCAATGACGGGTCAGGCGTGTTTACCAAATTGGCGCAGCCGGGGTTTACCAATGTCTTTTATAGTCAGGCGGTGAAGCTAAGTGATTTGGACGGGGATGGTGACCTGGATATGTTTGTGGCCAAATCGGCGACGGGTTTTGGTTTGAAAAGCCGGGTGTATGCCAATGACGGGATGGGCGTATTCAGCGAAATCTCGCAGACATCGATGTCGCTGCTGCATTCCTATGATGTGCTGCTGCAGGACATGGATCAGGATGGCGATGTGGATGCGCTGCTGGGAAATAACGGGGATAATGCTTTTTTGCAGAATGATGGTGCCGGCCATTTTTCCAGCTATGCCTCGGAACCCTATAATGAAGATTCCATGCATCTGGCGGGCGGCGATGTGAATAATGACGGGGCCATGGATTTTGTGGCGGCGAACAGCTGGCCGGGTCCTTGTCGGCTGTACATCAACAAGAACAATGGAACAGGCACGTCGGCGAGCGAGGCGGGACTGAACGGGGAAGACGCAACGGGTGTGGCGTTGGCCGATGTAAACAGCGACGGCTTACTGGATATTATTTTGGCGGACTGGGGCGGCGGATCGCTGGTGCTGACCAATGGTGGCGACGGAACGACCTATGGTTATGTGGGTCAGCCGTTATCTACAAATAACAATCAGCAGGTGCAGTCGGCGGATTTGAATGGCGACGGAACCCCTGATCTGGTTTTTGCCAATTATGGTGCCCCGAATGAAGTTTGGTTTAATGCTGCTGATCGTTTGATGATTGTGTCGACGAATTATGTTCCGCTGGTTGATGACGGCGCGGCCAGTCTGGGTAACGGCACGGCGTTTGGAACGGTGGGTTACGCGTCGTCGGTGACGAGTCGGTTTTATGTAATTAATTTGGGATTGACGGATCTGGTGGTTAATGATGTGGCCACCAGCGGTGTGGCGGCGACGTCGTTTCTTCAGTCGGGACTGCCTGTCACACTGGCACCCTTTGCGAAGACGAATTTGAACGTGGTGTTTTGCCCGGAAGTGGTGGGAGCATGTGACGCGTCGTTGCGTCTGGCGGTGGTAGGGGAAGCGTCGGCGTTTGTGATGAACTTGTCGGGAACGGGTCGGAAAGCGGATCAGAAGATTACTTTTATTAATCCGGGCACGCAGATATGGACCAATCAGACGACGTTAGCAGCGACCAGTGATTCGGGGCTGCCTGTGAGTTATCGGCTGATATCCGGTCCGGCGGTTTTAGAAAGCAGCAATGTGCTGAGTTATACCGATACAGGCAATGTGCGCGTGGCCGCCGATCAGGAAGGCAATGGCTATTATAATCAGGCCACGTCGGTATCCAATACTTTTGCTGTGGCGCAGGCTCAGGCTGTCATTACATTATACGATCTGAATCAGGTATACAGCGGATCATCCTGCGCGGTGACGGCGACCACCACCGCTACATCGGGCGGCATGACCATTTACTACAGTGGCGACGATTATGTGCGGCAGACCAATCCACCCGTTTATGCGGGGGCCTACGATGTGCTGGCCGTGCAGAATACCGCCGAATGGTATGGCCAAACGACTGGAACGCTGGTTATTGCCAAAGCACCGCAGTCGATCACGACCTTTACCCCTGCATCGGGCGTGCAGTGCACCACCAATATGCTGTCGCTGTCGGCGGTGGCGTCCAGCGGATTGACGGTGACCAATATTCAATGGGTATCAGGTCCGGGCGTGCTGAGCGGGACGACACTGACCTTTACCAACAGCGGAACCGTGGCCGTGCGCAGCATGCAGAAAGGGAACAGCAACTGGCAGGCAACGCCCTGGGCAACCAATCTTTATACGGTGGAGAAAGCCGTGGCGACAGTCACGTTGAGCAACACGCAGCAGGTATACAACGGGCAGTCATTGAATGTGACGGCCACGACGGTTCCGTCCAGTGTGCGCAGTCATTTGAATATTACGTACAACGGGGTGAGCACGTTGCCTCTGAATGCCGGTGATTATCTGGTTCAGGCGGAACTGGATGATCCGCTGTGGCAGGGAAAAGCCTTGACTACGTTGCAGATTCTCCCTGCCAATCCGGGGCTGAGCTGGTCGGTGGTTTCGTCGCAGGTCGCGACCAGTGCGGTAACGCTTCAGGCCACGTCGAAATCTTCAGGAACCATCGGATATACTGTGGTGTCGGGCGCTGGTTCGCTGTCGGACACGGCGTTGACCTTCACAGGCGATGGAGCGGTCGTGGTGGCGGTGGAACAGGCGTCGACGTCGAATTATGTGTCGTCGATTATCACACAGCAATTTACGGTGGTCAAAGCCGCGGGAACCATCACTCCGACGCAGACGTTGACGTCAAAAATGTACGACGGTCAACCCGCCGTGATTCCTTATACCACGACGCCGGTTTCGGGCATGAATGTGCAATGGATTTACAATGGCAGTACCAATCTGCCCAGCAATGTGGGAACCTATGCCGCCACCGGAACGTTGGTGAATGCCCTGTATCAGGGAACGGTTTCGACGGCTTTTGCCATTACGCAGGCCGTACAGACCATTGATTTTTCGGTGCCGGAAAGCACCCGGATAGCGACATCGACCGTGGAGCTTGCCGCGACCGCAACATCGGGGTTGGATGTGTCCTTTTATCTGAAAAGCGGTCCGGGTCTGGTTAACGGAAGCTATCTGACATTTACGGGTGCGGGTGATGTGGTGGTCCGCGCCGTACAAAGCGGCTCGTCCAACTGGTGTACGGCGGCGGATGTACTGCGCACGGTGCACGTGGCGAAAGCGGTGGCGTCGGTGTCGATTGGGAATCTGTCGCAGGTGTATGACGGAACAGCCAAAGCGGTGACGGTGACGACCCTTCCGTCCGGTCTGACCACGTCCACAACCTATGGCGGTTTGAGCCGGGCACCCACCAATGGCGGATCCTATGCCGTAACATCAACCATCCATGAGGCGCTGTACTGCGGGACCAATACGGCCACATTAACGGTGACGAAAGCTGCCCAAAGTATCACCTTTACCAATGCCGGATGGATTAGCGCTGTGTTTGGAACGGCCTTGGACGGGGCGGCCTCGTCTGGCTTGGATTTGACCTATGCCATTGTCTCGATGGTTCCTTCTAATGAGCAAAATTATGCGTGGATCACAGATACTCATCATATCTCGGTGAATGTGACCAGTTTGGTTTCGGAGATCGTGGTGGCCGCTTCGCAGCCGGGCAATGAAAGCTGGCAGGCCGCCTCGTCGGTGACCAATGTGTTTTTGGCTATGGAAGCGGTGAATCACGTAACGCTGGGCGATTTGTCGGCGACCTATGACGGTCAGCCTCATGCTGCAGCCTGGAGCTGCACCAATGCGTCGGTGACCAATGTGGTTGTTTATTATGACGGATCGGAACGGTCAGATACCAATCCGCCGACAACGGGAGGAACCTATCCGGTCTGGGCGGTGATCGAGCAGCCGGATTATGCCGGTGGTGCCGTGGGCGATCTGGTGATTGCACAGATGTCTCAAACTGTGGCTTTTGTGAATTGTCCGACCAATGTGCTGACCACCAATGAAGTGACGTTATCGGCCACGGCTTCTTCCGGTTTAGAGCCTGCGTTGTCGTTGTTATCCGGTCCCGGCGTATTGTCGGGTGCCGTGCTGACGTTCACTAATTCCGGAGCCGTACAGATTCAGGCGTCACAGGCGGGCAATGAAAACTATTTATCGGCCTCAATGACGCGCATGATTCAGGTGGCGAAGACGCCTGCGTCCTTATCTTTTGCAGATAATACGCTGACTCAGACCTATACCTCGGCGAAACTGGCCGCACAAATCACGACGATTCCTGCTGATCTGGCAGTGGTTTACACCTATAACGGAAAAACCAGTCAGCCGGTGGCCGTAGGAGCCTATGCCGTGACAGGAACGGTCAATGATGTCATGTACAAAGGCTCTCTGAGCGGAGTCATGACCGTAACGAAAGCCGTGACGACCGTGAACATACTGGGCTCGACGGGTCAGATTTATAACGGCTCCAGTCATGTGGTGACGGCGACCACTGATCCCGCAATTTCCGGTTCGGTGGCCTTTACGTACAATGGTTCTGCGACGGCTCCGACCAATGCGGGGTCGTATAGTGTGACAGGGATCGTCAGTGATGTGTCTTATGCGGGAACCTCAACGGTGACTATGGTCATTGCCAAGGCTGCCCAGACGATCAGCGCGGTCCTTCCCACAAACATGATGGTGGTGAACGAAGGGACGTCGGTTACCTGGTCGGCAACGGCATCCTCCGGTCTCTCCGTCCAGTGCACCAATCTGAATGCCGATGCGCCCATCGAATGGATCTCCGCGAATACATTCCGCACCTATGCACCGGGCGATGTGGAGCTGGCTTACGATCAACCGGGTAATGCAAACTGGGACGCCGCACCGACCATCATTCAAACCGTGGTGGTACAAGCGGTCACAGGAACATTTTATGTCGCCATGAGTGGTGATGATACGAACGACGGCATGTCATGGGATGCCCCCAAACAGACCATTCAGGCCGCGCTGGATTGTGCTGTGAGTCGTTCCACAGTGTTCGTGTCCAATGGCATATATGCCACGGGCGGTCGTGTAGCGGACGGGCAGTCTTTGACGAATCGTGTGATTATTCACTATGGTGTATCGTTGAAGTCGGTTAACGGGGCGAGTGTGACGACGATTCGCGGTCAGGCGGGAACGGGAGCCGATGCGCCGCTGGGCAGTGATGCGGTTCGCTGTGTTTATGCGTCTTCTAATGCGGCGATCTCCGGGTTTACGCTGGAGCAGGGCGGAACCATGGCCGGGGATGCGGTTTCGTCGGATGTGACGGGTGGCGGCTGTTATGTAAAAGGCATGTCGGTCATCGACAACTGCATCTTTCAACAGAATAATGCCTCATTTGGTGGTGCTCTGGGGGCGGAAGGCGTACATTTTGTGATCGATTCACTGTTCACCGATAATTTTGCATCGCAGATCGGCGGGGCGGGATACCGGTCGTTGATGATCGGATGTACTGCGTATAGCAATTCGGCCGTGGTTGGTGCCGGTGGTATCGCTGGCGCATCGTCAAATGACTATGCCATTGCAGCCAATTCCATTGTTTATGGCAATACGCCGAATGATGCCAATGCATTTGTTGCCGCGATGAACAGCTGTCTGGCATCTACGAATGAT of Spartobacteria bacterium contains these proteins:
- a CDS encoding transposase, giving the protein MRRRRIKRDGLAYYHLINRMTMRLMLLGDEEKEVLRRLIRRVEGFTGVRVLTYALMTNHIHILVEEPDEGTVVGDDELLVRLQCLYGKVGLQEILERWELWEGRGEWDVVEEDKALYRRRMHDISEFMKQIKQRFTCWYHRTHGTKGGLWQDRFKSVLVEDGAALRTMAAYIEMNPVRAGLVDDPKAYRFCGFGEAMGGNQWARQGIECIARSICESGGWGSVSETYFEHILMYEEVRNNRNLVYMDQDMLREKIKSRVKLTEFERLMCRCRYFTHGQVVGSRDFVEAFFAENRDYFGPRRRQGRKRVRDGLGDLYAIREVWSGG